One region of Salvelinus namaycush isolate Seneca chromosome 3, SaNama_1.0, whole genome shotgun sequence genomic DNA includes:
- the LOC120043347 gene encoding interferon-induced protein 44-like, whose translation MGLEESSGKGVHKDDIINALKGHVKEGHKFNPMSPLSEEDPGYIKIPSSEDRVHCLVSVMPADKMAFLRESIIQKMRDIRLAATDMGIPQMVILTRVDEACPSVRKDVKNIYLSKYIKEKMEQCSAKLGVPVNCILPVKNYHEEIDLNEDMDVLLLRALRQMVDFADDFIKNIPLKITPKGN comes from the exons ATGGGTCTGGAGGAAAGCAGTGGCAAAGGTGTGCATAAGGATGACATCATCAACGCCCTAAAGGGCCATGTAAAAGAGGGCCACAAG TTTAATCCAATGTCACCATTATCAGAAGAGGATCCTGGCTACATAAAGATCCCCAGTTCAGAAGACAGAGTTCACTGTCTAGTCAGTGTCATGCCAGCTGATAAAATGGCTTTCTTGAGAGAAAGTATAATCCAGAAGATGAGGGACATCAGACTAGCTGCCACCGATATGG GGATTCCCCAAATGGTTATTCTCACCAGAGTGGATGAAGCCTGTCCATCAGTAAGGAAAGACGTGAAGAACATCTATCTGAGCAAGTACATAAAGGAGAAG ATGGAGCAGTGCAGTGCCAAACTGGGAGTACCAGTGAACTGCATACTGCCTGTGAAGAACTACCATGAGGAAATTGACTtgaatgaagacatggatgtgCTGCTATTGAGAGCACTGAGGCAGATGGTGGACTTTGCAGATGACTTCATCAAAAATATCCCTCTCAAAATAACCCCAAAAGGTAACTGA